The following are from one region of the Amedibacterium intestinale genome:
- the trxB gene encoding thioredoxin-disulfide reductase: MERHYDLVIIGAGPAGMTAAIYASRAGLKTAMLEMGAPGGKLIKTYEISNWPGIKGTNGAKLANDMFEHSTHFGAEYLYGNVVKVEDGEEYKTIICEDGTEYKAKAVIVATGTKERMMNIPGEEENVGRGVSYCAVCDGAFFRNQEIVVIGGGNSALEEALYLSEIASKVYVVIRRDVFRADEIVQKAVEENEKIEVIRKHVPLRVIDDGNRVTGIVLQNVDTKEEMTVETHGIFPYIGLDPATSFLEGLDVLDTYGYMTVDENCETKVKGIYGAGDVIHKNLRQVVTATNDGAIAAQHAFHEIKKI; the protein is encoded by the coding sequence ATGGAGCGACACTACGATTTAGTTATTATTGGAGCAGGGCCTGCAGGAATGACAGCAGCAATTTATGCAAGTCGAGCTGGACTTAAAACAGCAATGTTAGAAATGGGAGCACCTGGAGGGAAACTGATTAAAACATATGAAATCAGCAACTGGCCAGGAATTAAAGGTACCAATGGCGCAAAGCTTGCGAATGATATGTTTGAGCATTCTACTCACTTTGGTGCAGAATACTTGTATGGAAATGTTGTGAAAGTAGAAGATGGAGAAGAGTATAAAACAATTATTTGTGAGGATGGTACAGAGTATAAAGCGAAAGCAGTAATTGTAGCAACAGGTACAAAAGAGCGTATGATGAATATTCCAGGCGAAGAAGAGAATGTTGGACGCGGTGTTTCTTATTGTGCAGTATGTGATGGAGCATTCTTTAGAAATCAGGAAATTGTAGTCATTGGCGGAGGAAACTCCGCATTGGAAGAAGCCTTGTATTTAAGTGAAATTGCCAGCAAGGTATATGTTGTTATTCGACGTGATGTATTCAGAGCAGATGAAATTGTACAGAAAGCAGTAGAAGAAAATGAAAAGATTGAAGTTATTCGAAAACATGTACCACTTCGTGTAATAGATGATGGAAATCGTGTAACTGGAATTGTTCTTCAAAATGTTGATACAAAAGAAGAAATGACAGTAGAAACACATGGTATTTTCCCATATATAGGTTTAGATCCAGCAACTTCGTTCCTTGAAGGATTGGATGTTTTAGATACATATGGATATATGACAGTCGATGAAAACTGTGAAACAAAAGTAAAAGGTATTTATGGAGCAGGGGATGTCATTCATAAAAACCTGCGTCAGGTTGTTACCGCAACAAATGATGGGGCAATTGCAGCACAGCATGCATTTCATGAAATAAAAAAAATATAA
- a CDS encoding helix-turn-helix transcriptional regulator, with protein sequence MKSTYEIIKPNPDQDVMIHLINAETIKASNFPIDTTCIPPHWHRSIEFSYIRKGSAKLTIQNKTRMLHEGDFIFVNSAQIHQIASDNLTSEVLLLIIPYDFLKKAIPSIDSLVFDIYDKPYHPMFFEIFNFFYQSLTSPKKYDKLKIDAYVYMLLHILVTSYQIENIDKSYINNQKLQRDMLDYIETNYKHDISLCDFAERFHLNAEYVSRLFKSLFGVNFKTYLTNYRLNSSINDVVYSKKSMQDIAYAYGFSSVKSFIFSFKGYYNQTPYQYRLYHQKKTK encoded by the coding sequence ATGAAATCAACTTATGAAATTATAAAACCAAATCCTGATCAGGATGTCATGATTCATCTTATCAATGCCGAAACAATAAAAGCTTCCAATTTTCCTATCGACACCACTTGTATCCCTCCTCATTGGCATCGTAGTATTGAATTTTCTTATATTCGTAAAGGAAGTGCGAAATTAACGATTCAAAACAAAACTCGTATGTTACATGAGGGGGACTTTATTTTTGTGAACAGTGCACAAATTCATCAGATTGCATCTGATAACCTTACATCGGAGGTATTGCTGCTCATTATCCCTTATGACTTTTTAAAAAAAGCAATTCCTTCCATAGATTCTCTTGTATTTGATATTTACGATAAACCTTATCACCCCATGTTTTTTGAGATTTTTAACTTTTTTTATCAATCTCTTACATCTCCAAAAAAATATGATAAGTTAAAAATTGATGCCTACGTATATATGCTTCTTCATATTCTGGTAACAAGTTATCAAATAGAAAATATTGATAAAAGTTATATAAACAATCAAAAACTACAGCGTGATATGCTGGATTATATAGAAACAAATTATAAACATGATATATCTCTTTGTGATTTTGCGGAAAGGTTTCATTTAAATGCAGAATATGTAAGTCGTCTTTTTAAATCACTTTTTGGTGTTAATTTCAAAACATATCTTACCAATTACCGTTTAAATTCTAGTATAAATGATGTTGTATATTCTAAAAAAAGCATGCAGGATATTGCCTATGCATATGGGTTTTCCAGTGTGAAATCATTTATCTTCTCTTTCAAGGGATATTATAATCAAACACCTTATCAATATCGTCTATACCATCAAAAAAAGACAAAGTAA
- a CDS encoding phosphatase PAP2 family protein — protein sequence MESGFHKRNAILIAIVCFVCMLIGSFYDYQISSAVFNTDSWFGILGAAYGQMPVSLGLILSSVLLFSIMEKRMCIKSVLQGIACVLMCLLGAMQMWMEPMMYIPDMNMVFNTIINIVIIGGSSYLLLRYTKGRDQREVMRVVKFIIFVIFAQLILINIIKPLAARPRMRMLEVTPQAHFQNWWEFGTAQKTQLMAMLGIASEEFKSFPSGHTGSAAVLLAFSVLPLLHQDSKKAKQWFWIAVVVTILVAFSRIVMGAHFLSDVTMGFSVSFLCSFVGYRIFFKERKVK from the coding sequence ATGGAAAGTGGTTTTCATAAAAGAAATGCGATTCTTATCGCAATCGTTTGTTTTGTCTGTATGCTGATAGGATCTTTTTATGATTATCAAATATCATCTGCAGTATTTAATACAGATAGCTGGTTTGGAATTCTTGGGGCAGCCTATGGACAAATGCCAGTATCTTTAGGACTTATTCTAAGCAGTGTGTTGCTTTTTTCCATAATGGAAAAAAGAATGTGTATAAAAAGTGTATTGCAGGGAATTGCCTGCGTACTTATGTGTCTTCTTGGAGCAATGCAGATGTGGATGGAACCCATGATGTATATACCAGATATGAACATGGTGTTCAATACGATCATAAATATTGTGATCATTGGGGGAAGCAGTTATTTGCTGCTGCGTTATACAAAAGGCAGAGATCAACGCGAAGTGATGAGAGTTGTTAAGTTTATTATATTCGTTATTTTTGCACAGTTAATTTTGATCAATATTATCAAACCTCTTGCGGCAAGACCTAGAATGCGAATGCTGGAGGTTACACCGCAGGCTCATTTTCAAAACTGGTGGGAATTTGGCACTGCACAAAAAACCCAGCTTATGGCAATGCTTGGCATAGCCAGTGAAGAATTTAAGTCTTTTCCAAGTGGACATACGGGAAGTGCAGCAGTGTTATTGGCATTCTCTGTCTTGCCTTTGTTACATCAGGATAGTAAAAAAGCAAAACAGTGGTTTTGGATTGCGGTTGTGGTAACCATTCTTGTTGCTTTTTCAAGAATTGTTATGGGAGCACATTTCTTAAGTGATGTTACGATGGGATTTAGTGTGTCTTTCCTATGCAGCTTTGTTGGTTATAGAATATTCTTTAAGGAAAGGAAGGTAAAATAA
- a CDS encoding ROK family protein yields the protein MSYILGLDVGGSAIKYALMDKEANFIEKGTIPTPLDTKEHFIEAIVSIYNKYEDKLEGLALSMPGNINSDTGHIDTPGALEFNYNTNIFDSIHEKIPNIKISVQNDGKCAALAELWMGNLKDVKNGAVLVLGSGIGGGLIANRELLTGSHFFAGELSYLIENPESVGFENVFAMHGGTGALCMRTAALKGLKAEDVDGKQVFEWIKQQDKDALEAFDHMTTHLATQIFNIQCFIDPEIVCIGGGVSKQPLVVEKINEKLNKIYEKMPFPTPRVKVTTCKYNNDSNLIGALYNYIQHDKGE from the coding sequence ATGAGTTATATTTTAGGATTGGATGTTGGAGGAAGTGCTATTAAATATGCACTTATGGATAAAGAGGCAAACTTTATAGAAAAGGGTACGATACCTACCCCATTAGATACAAAAGAACATTTCATAGAGGCGATTGTTTCTATTTACAATAAGTATGAAGATAAATTAGAAGGTCTTGCCCTTAGCATGCCGGGAAATATAAATAGTGATACAGGACATATTGATACACCAGGGGCATTAGAGTTTAATTATAATACCAATATTTTTGATTCTATTCATGAAAAAATTCCAAATATAAAGATTTCTGTACAAAATGATGGAAAGTGTGCAGCATTGGCAGAACTTTGGATGGGAAATTTAAAAGATGTAAAAAATGGTGCTGTATTAGTATTAGGATCTGGAATTGGCGGAGGTCTTATTGCGAACAGAGAATTGCTTACAGGAAGTCATTTCTTTGCGGGAGAGTTATCGTATTTGATCGAAAATCCTGAAAGTGTTGGCTTTGAAAATGTATTTGCTATGCATGGAGGTACCGGTGCTTTATGTATGAGAACAGCTGCTTTAAAAGGATTAAAAGCAGAAGATGTTGATGGAAAACAGGTGTTTGAATGGATCAAGCAGCAAGATAAAGATGCATTAGAAGCATTTGATCATATGACAACGCATTTGGCCACACAGATTTTTAATATTCAATGTTTTATTGATCCAGAAATTGTATGTATTGGTGGAGGCGTATCAAAACAGCCTTTGGTTGTGGAAAAAATTAATGAGAAACTGAATAAAATTTATGAAAAAATGCCATTTCCTACACCGCGAGTAAAAGTTACAACTTGTAAATACAACAATGATTCTAATTTAATTGGTGCACTTTATAATTATATTCAACATGACAAAGGGGAATAA
- a CDS encoding alpha/beta hydrolase produces the protein MTRKYDIRLLEKLKEREGKGNYKGQELIIKRLPDCDEDGAMDPRLFEDQKKMLKMLKIMPMFMVKKMMKVDPEHIDNLREMFNGIKSVPVVTREITTKKHEVETAKGITCDVYQYTNEKTTKESPVLYYIHGGGFFGGHHGVVEESLKLMVEKFGFTIFSVDYRLAPEHPYPNGHEDVYAVLKWIYQNGEMLNINPEKICVAGDSAGGNLTQYCSTKDREEKTNMVKAQLLLYPTLNMCGVEDEFFKWDISLYPMIPSQKKGLSKMLKMFGGMTGGLEPLLKCKKEDVCGPYLNPYTRKDPENNPPTFVTAGEHDYLKVETLAWAAKLHKAGVETKAIVYNGLGHAYFDNCGVLPQTEDCIEEMGKFIIEHTK, from the coding sequence ATGACAAGAAAATATGATATACGATTATTAGAAAAACTAAAAGAAAGAGAAGGAAAAGGAAACTATAAAGGACAGGAATTGATCATTAAGCGTTTGCCAGACTGTGATGAAGATGGGGCAATGGATCCTAGACTTTTTGAAGATCAAAAAAAGATGTTAAAGATGTTGAAAATCATGCCAATGTTTATGGTGAAGAAAATGATGAAAGTAGATCCAGAACATATTGATAATTTAAGAGAAATGTTCAATGGAATTAAATCTGTACCGGTAGTTACCAGAGAGATTACAACAAAAAAACATGAAGTAGAAACTGCCAAGGGAATCACATGTGATGTTTATCAGTATACAAATGAAAAAACAACAAAAGAATCACCTGTTTTATATTACATTCATGGTGGTGGATTTTTTGGAGGACATCATGGTGTTGTCGAAGAATCTTTGAAACTGATGGTAGAGAAATTTGGTTTTACGATTTTTTCGGTAGATTATCGTTTGGCTCCTGAACATCCTTATCCAAATGGACATGAAGATGTATATGCGGTATTAAAATGGATTTATCAAAACGGGGAAATGTTAAATATTAATCCTGAAAAAATTTGTGTAGCTGGAGATTCCGCAGGAGGAAATCTAACACAATATTGTTCAACAAAAGATAGAGAAGAAAAAACAAATATGGTAAAAGCACAGCTGTTATTATACCCAACACTAAATATGTGTGGAGTTGAGGATGAATTTTTCAAATGGGATATCTCTTTGTATCCTATGATACCATCACAGAAAAAAGGATTAAGCAAGATGTTAAAGATGTTTGGTGGAATGACAGGGGGATTGGAACCTTTATTAAAATGTAAGAAAGAAGATGTATGTGGTCCTTATTTAAACCCATATACAAGAAAAGATCCTGAAAACAATCCGCCAACATTTGTAACGGCTGGAGAACATGATTATCTTAAAGTAGAAACTTTGGCATGGGCTGCAAAGCTTCATAAAGCTGGAGTAGAAACAAAAGCCATCGTTTATAACGGTCTAGGGCATGCCTACTTTGATAACTGCGGAGTATTGCCGCAAACAGAAGACTGTATAGAAGAAATGGGAAAATTTATTATAGAACATACAAAATAG
- a CDS encoding carboxylesterase/lipase family protein has product MTVRFEYDGLPIIKTTSGELKGYKYDGIYTYKGIPYAHAKRWQMAELSSWDGVFDATNYGRVAPLMMQDNPKGEMKCPHMYWPQDEDCLSLNIWTKDVNKKKPVMVWIHGGGYFAGSSIEQLAYDGANIAKEDCVCVSLNHRLNILGFLDLEPFGEKYKNSANAGLDDIVKALTWIHNNIEAFGGDPDNVTLFGQSGGGMKISLLMQIPAAEGLFHKAIMMSGIGGNFMPPCPRENGDGTLIVTKMLEKLGLSVNDIDKLETMPYQQVFMAYGQAMPEVVKMGGYVGNNPRIDDYCLGEGNMSEFTNQSKNTPVIIGSVFGEFGGFMPLPFAKHEVSDEVVKHALEERFKENTDELISLFKEAYPNNAIADLLVIDTLFRTLNNQFTKDKAALHQAPVYNYLFNVDFPFDGGSAAWHCSDIPYFFGNIEKAPYTNSIPYAEKLQSEMFGAFLAFAKTGDPNHDGMKHWDPSTETQIHTMLFGKDTHQEINHDEKLMAKLKEVLPELTADMLMTMMDDMNIQH; this is encoded by the coding sequence ATGACTGTTCGATTTGAATATGATGGATTACCAATTATTAAAACAACAAGCGGGGAGTTAAAGGGATACAAATATGATGGAATTTATACGTATAAAGGAATCCCTTATGCACATGCGAAAAGATGGCAAATGGCTGAATTATCTTCTTGGGATGGTGTATTTGATGCGACGAATTATGGACGTGTAGCACCTTTGATGATGCAGGATAATCCAAAAGGAGAAATGAAGTGTCCACATATGTACTGGCCACAAGATGAAGATTGTTTATCTTTAAATATATGGACAAAGGATGTAAATAAAAAGAAACCAGTTATGGTATGGATTCATGGAGGAGGTTATTTTGCGGGTTCCTCTATTGAACAGCTTGCATACGATGGGGCAAATATTGCAAAGGAAGATTGTGTTTGTGTATCTTTGAATCATCGTTTGAATATTCTTGGGTTTCTTGATTTAGAGCCATTTGGGGAAAAATACAAGAATTCTGCAAATGCAGGACTAGATGATATTGTTAAGGCACTCACATGGATTCATAACAATATTGAAGCCTTTGGCGGAGATCCGGATAATGTTACTTTATTTGGACAATCTGGTGGTGGAATGAAAATTAGTTTATTGATGCAGATTCCTGCAGCAGAAGGGTTATTCCACAAAGCTATCATGATGTCTGGAATTGGTGGAAACTTTATGCCTCCATGTCCAAGAGAAAATGGAGATGGAACCTTAATCGTTACCAAAATGCTGGAAAAACTTGGATTAAGCGTAAACGATATAGACAAGCTTGAAACAATGCCATATCAGCAGGTATTTATGGCTTATGGACAGGCTATGCCGGAAGTTGTGAAAATGGGAGGATATGTAGGAAACAATCCACGTATTGATGATTACTGTTTAGGGGAAGGAAATATGAGTGAATTTACGAATCAGTCAAAAAATACACCGGTAATCATTGGTTCTGTATTTGGGGAATTTGGTGGATTTATGCCTCTTCCATTCGCAAAACATGAAGTATCAGATGAAGTGGTAAAACATGCATTAGAAGAAAGATTTAAAGAAAATACAGACGAATTGATTTCTTTGTTTAAAGAAGCATATCCAAATAATGCGATTGCAGACTTACTTGTTATTGACACCTTATTTAGAACATTAAACAATCAATTTACAAAAGATAAAGCAGCTTTGCATCAAGCACCTGTATACAATTATTTATTTAATGTGGACTTCCCATTTGATGGAGGAAGTGCTGCATGGCATTGCAGTGATATTCCTTATTTCTTTGGAAATATTGAAAAAGCACCTTATACAAACAGCATTCCTTATGCAGAAAAACTGCAAAGTGAAATGTTTGGGGCATTTTTGGCATTTGCGAAAACAGGAGATCCAAATCATGATGGTATGAAGCACTGGGACCCATCTACAGAAACACAAATTCATACGATGCTGTTTGGTAAAGATACGCATCAGGAAATTAATCATGATGAAAAACTGATGGCAAAATTAAAAGAGGTATTACCTGAATTAACAGCGGACATGTTAATGACAATGATGGATGATATGAATATTCAGCATTAA
- a CDS encoding MG284/MPN403 family protein, giving the protein MEKSYQDIEEMIYYLGKLCREKAILKCGEEEQVYDEGTNLSKEIREILVNLTLFQCQILLNDYFVPINKNWWKGIYEKPYYEQQKNIAVHAFYRCLNT; this is encoded by the coding sequence ATGGAGAAAAGCTATCAGGATATTGAAGAAATGATTTATTATTTAGGAAAACTGTGTAGGGAAAAAGCAATTTTAAAGTGTGGAGAAGAAGAACAGGTTTATGATGAGGGGACAAATTTGTCAAAAGAAATACGAGAAATTTTAGTAAACTTAACATTATTTCAATGTCAAATCCTTTTAAATGATTATTTCGTTCCTATTAATAAAAACTGGTGGAAAGGAATTTATGAGAAACCATATTATGAACAGCAGAAAAACATTGCGGTGCATGCATTCTATCGTTGCTTAAATACTTAA
- the ptsP gene encoding phosphoenolpyruvate--protein phosphotransferase, translated as MLKGIAASAGISIAKAYKLESPKVEIVKKEGDPAKEVEKFNAALEKTKTDIEGVKERASERLSAEELAVFDAHLMMAGDPEFAAQIIAMIENDKVNAEFAADTVASQMVAMFESMDNDYFRERAADIKDVTYRLKCNLLGLTIPDLTSINEDSIIVAYDLTPSDTAQLNHFVKGFATSIGGKTSHSAIMANSLEIPAVVGCGDIMSAVNHGDTMILDAVEGNVIINPTEEEIKEYEAKAKAFAEEKEALKVLVNAKSVTKDGHEVELAGNIGGFKDVEGVLKNGGEGVGLFRTEFLYMDNDHFPTEEEQFEAYKAVLEGMGGKRVVVRTLDIGGDKKLKYFTFPEEMNPFLGYRAIRLCLDRTDIFRTQLRALIRASVYGKLCIMFPMIATVKEFCDAKAIYEEEKAKLIAEGVKVADDIQVGMMVEIPAAAVNADNFAKHADFFSIGTNDLIQYSMAADRMSENVSYLYQPYNPSVLRLIKMTIDGAHKEGKWAGMCGAMAGEENAVPILLGLGLDEFSMSATQILNARKMVNSLSKAEMEKLAEEAVSLSTAEEVLELVKNRVSK; from the coding sequence ATGTTGAAAGGTATTGCGGCATCTGCCGGTATTTCTATCGCAAAGGCTTATAAGCTGGAATCACCAAAAGTTGAAATTGTAAAAAAAGAAGGAGACCCAGCAAAAGAAGTTGAAAAGTTCAATGCAGCTTTGGAAAAAACAAAAACAGATATTGAAGGAGTAAAAGAAAGAGCTTCTGAAAGATTATCTGCTGAAGAACTAGCTGTATTTGATGCACATTTAATGATGGCAGGAGATCCTGAATTTGCTGCTCAGATCATTGCAATGATTGAAAATGATAAAGTAAATGCTGAATTTGCTGCTGATACAGTTGCATCTCAGATGGTAGCAATGTTTGAATCTATGGATAATGACTACTTTAGAGAACGTGCTGCAGATATTAAAGATGTTACCTATCGTTTAAAATGCAATCTTTTAGGATTGACAATTCCTGATTTAACAAGCATTAATGAGGATTCTATCATTGTTGCTTACGATTTGACTCCATCAGATACAGCACAGTTAAATCACTTTGTAAAAGGTTTTGCGACTTCTATTGGTGGAAAAACAAGTCACTCTGCAATTATGGCAAACTCTTTGGAAATTCCTGCAGTAGTAGGTTGTGGAGATATTATGTCAGCTGTAAATCATGGGGATACAATGATTTTGGATGCTGTAGAAGGAAATGTAATTATTAATCCAACAGAAGAAGAAATTAAAGAATATGAAGCAAAAGCAAAAGCATTTGCGGAAGAAAAAGAAGCATTAAAAGTATTGGTAAATGCAAAATCTGTTACAAAAGATGGACATGAAGTAGAACTTGCTGGAAACATTGGTGGATTTAAAGATGTTGAAGGTGTATTGAAAAATGGTGGAGAAGGAGTTGGATTGTTCCGTACAGAATTCTTGTATATGGATAATGATCACTTCCCAACAGAAGAAGAACAGTTTGAAGCTTATAAAGCAGTATTAGAAGGAATGGGTGGAAAACGTGTTGTTGTTCGTACACTAGATATTGGTGGAGACAAAAAATTAAAATACTTCACATTCCCAGAAGAAATGAATCCATTCTTAGGATATCGTGCAATCCGTTTATGTTTGGATAGAACAGATATTTTCCGTACACAGCTTCGTGCGTTGATTCGTGCTTCTGTATATGGTAAATTATGCATCATGTTCCCAATGATTGCGACAGTAAAAGAATTCTGTGATGCAAAAGCTATTTATGAAGAAGAAAAAGCGAAATTAATTGCAGAAGGTGTAAAAGTTGCTGATGATATTCAGGTAGGTATGATGGTTGAAATTCCAGCTGCTGCAGTAAATGCAGATAACTTTGCTAAACATGCGGATTTCTTCTCAATTGGAACAAATGACTTGATTCAGTATTCTATGGCAGCGGATCGTATGAGTGAAAATGTATCTTACTTATATCAGCCATATAACCCATCTGTACTTCGTCTAATTAAAATGACAATTGATGGTGCTCATAAAGAAGGTAAATGGGCTGGTATGTGTGGAGCAATGGCTGGAGAAGAAAATGCAGTTCCTATTTTATTAGGTTTAGGATTAGATGAATTCTCAATGTCAGCTACACAGATTTTAAATGCTCGTAAAATGGTAAATTCTTTAAGCAAAGCAGAAATGGAAAAACTTGCTGAAGAAGCTGTATCATTGTCTACTGCTGAAGAAGTTCTTGAATTAGTAAAAAACAGAGTTTCTAAATAG
- a CDS encoding IS1634 family transposase: MYVAINGTGNSKSIYIMSSYRKNNGKTSSRIFRKLGRLNDLLPQFDNNEEKLLEWARSEAKKDTLSHQQDTAPVLIPFSSDKKIKKNEVLLFNVGYLFLQSICSNLHFDNICRNIKNHHKFEYDIHRILCDLVYARVLYPSSKRSSFSFAHSLLEQPKYKLQDIYRSLSILAEESDYIQAEVYRNSNFLHKRNTKVLYYDCTNYYFEIEQEDELKKYGKSKEHRPNPIVGMGLFMDGDGFPLAFDIFPGNQNEQKSLKPLEHKVIQDFDCSEFIYCSDSGLASQNNKLFNDIGGRSYVITQSLKKLKKEDRDIALNTKQYRKVGSSTFIDLKDLDENDPEVYESIYYKEVPIESKKISETLIVTYSPKYKAYQEKIRQGQIDRAKNMISKNGKIKKNRKNPNDPSRFTKRTSITANGEVAEEEIYEIDQEAIDKEAMYDGFYAVSTDMEGDVAEIIAINKRRWQIEECFRIMKTDFDARPIYLQREDRIKAHFLICFLSLLIYRILEYKLEKKYTSEQIIDTLRKMNVTKLKEGLGYIPSYTRTDLTDLLHELFGFETDREIIKRSTMRNIIKYTKEHHI, encoded by the coding sequence ATGTACGTTGCAATCAATGGCACTGGCAATTCCAAAAGCATTTATATTATGAGTTCTTATCGCAAAAACAATGGTAAAACTTCTAGTCGCATTTTTAGAAAGCTTGGTCGATTAAATGACCTGCTTCCTCAATTTGATAATAATGAAGAAAAATTATTGGAATGGGCTCGTTCTGAAGCTAAAAAGGACACTTTATCCCATCAACAGGATACTGCACCTGTTCTCATACCTTTCTCTAGCGACAAAAAAATCAAAAAAAATGAAGTTTTGTTATTTAATGTTGGCTACCTATTCCTTCAATCCATCTGTTCCAATCTTCATTTTGACAATATTTGTCGTAATATTAAGAATCATCATAAATTCGAATATGATATCCATCGCATCCTCTGCGATCTTGTCTACGCTCGTGTTCTATATCCTTCCAGTAAACGCTCTTCTTTCTCTTTCGCTCATTCTCTGCTGGAACAGCCAAAGTATAAATTACAGGATATCTATCGTTCCTTATCTATATTGGCCGAGGAATCTGATTACATACAGGCGGAAGTTTATCGAAATTCTAACTTTCTTCATAAAAGAAACACAAAAGTTCTTTATTATGACTGTACGAACTATTACTTTGAAATCGAACAAGAAGATGAACTTAAAAAATACGGAAAAAGCAAAGAACATCGTCCAAATCCTATCGTAGGCATGGGGTTATTCATGGATGGAGATGGTTTCCCTTTAGCTTTTGATATCTTTCCCGGAAATCAAAACGAACAGAAATCCTTGAAACCATTAGAACATAAAGTTATTCAGGATTTCGACTGTTCCGAATTCATCTACTGCTCAGACAGTGGACTGGCATCACAGAATAACAAACTGTTCAATGATATAGGAGGAAGATCCTATGTCATTACACAGTCATTAAAAAAATTAAAGAAAGAAGATAGAGATATCGCTTTAAATACGAAACAATATCGAAAAGTAGGAAGCAGCACATTCATTGATTTGAAAGATCTTGATGAAAATGACCCAGAGGTATATGAATCCATCTATTATAAAGAAGTACCTATAGAATCTAAAAAGATATCGGAAACTCTTATCGTTACCTATTCTCCAAAATATAAAGCTTATCAGGAAAAGATAAGACAAGGGCAGATAGACAGAGCAAAAAACATGATAAGTAAAAATGGAAAAATCAAAAAGAATAGAAAAAATCCGAATGATCCAAGCAGATTTACAAAGAGGACTTCCATCACAGCGAATGGAGAAGTAGCAGAAGAAGAAATCTACGAAATCGATCAGGAGGCTATAGATAAAGAAGCAATGTATGATGGTTTCTATGCGGTAAGCACAGATATGGAAGGTGATGTAGCGGAGATCATCGCTATCAACAAACGCAGATGGCAGATCGAAGAGTGCTTTAGAATAATGAAAACGGATTTTGATGCACGACCAATCTATCTGCAAAGAGAAGACAGGATCAAAGCGCATTTCCTGATTTGTTTCTTGTCCCTTCTGATATATCGAATATTAGAATATAAATTAGAGAAAAAATATACATCTGAACAAATAATAGATACATTGAGAAAGATGAACGTAACAAAATTAAAAGAAGGATTAGGATATATACCTTCTTACACACGAACAGATTTAACAGATTTACTGCATGAGTTGTTTGGTTTTGAAACAGACAGAGAAATAATAAAACGATCCACAATGAGAAATATTATCAAATACACAAAAGAACATCATATATAG
- a CDS encoding PaaI family thioesterase, whose product MESMEQLQKRLNSSSMYLQSNDMKVVEVKEGYAKVEMRIDKHILNIHGFVHGGALFSLADTAAGAASFTSGRDSVTLSGTINYIKPGKGGKLIGIAQKISAGRTTGVYEVFIFNDEDVLLSRATFTMFFLDGNR is encoded by the coding sequence ATGGAATCTATGGAACAATTACAAAAAAGATTAAATTCCTCTAGTATGTATCTGCAAAGCAATGACATGAAAGTGGTAGAAGTAAAAGAAGGGTATGCAAAAGTAGAAATGCGTATAGATAAGCATATTTTGAATATACATGGGTTTGTTCATGGTGGGGCTTTATTCTCTTTGGCAGATACTGCAGCAGGAGCCGCAAGTTTTACAAGTGGAAGAGACAGTGTAACTTTATCTGGTACGATAAATTATATAAAGCCAGGAAAAGGTGGAAAACTTATCGGAATTGCACAGAAGATTTCTGCTGGAAGAACAACAGGTGTATATGAGGTATTTATCTTTAATGATGAAGATGTGTTATTGTCTAGGGCAACCTTTACGATGTTTTTTTTAGATGGAAATCGCTAG
- a CDS encoding DUF3791 domain-containing protein → MLDNSKITNTDELEFAVFCIENIAIRLGKNAEEVYRALTEKSDILHSYIVPEYEMLHTQSKDYIIDDIIGLMEERGIQL, encoded by the coding sequence ATGTTAGATAACTCTAAAATAACTAATACAGATGAGCTGGAATTCGCTGTATTCTGTATCGAAAATATTGCCATTAGACTGGGAAAAAATGCCGAAGAAGTTTATCGGGCGTTGACTGAAAAAAGCGATATTTTACATAGCTATATCGTACCAGAGTATGAAATGCTTCATACCCAAAGCAAGGACTATATCATAGATGATATTATTGGTTTAATGGAAGAAAGGGGTATCCAATTATGA